Proteins from one Buchnera aphidicola (Kurisakia onigurumii) genomic window:
- the hisC gene encoding histidinol-phosphate transaminase, whose product MSNIKNIIRKNIKNLIPYQSARKINNSGKIFLNANEIPINKSIDIYHKNLNRYPNPQPNDIIKKYSEYSNINTSSILVTRGADEGIELLIKIFCNPYADQIMTFPPTYPMYGINADILGIKNVIIPFLKNWKLDINKIMLNVKNTKIIYLCRPNNPTGHLINKKDIIYLLKKFIHTGIIVIDEAYIEFCIEESLAYLIDSYPNLVILRTLSKAFGLAGIRCGFILANIDIITFLQKSITPYPIPTPVIDIVNFFLTIPQIQKMNFLVQELNQRCIWLSNELKKNTLVKYVFPTKGNYLLVEFLFIKKVFNFLSKKGIIIRAQNDKIRLENCIRISIGSKNDCLKLLQELHVIRSLIL is encoded by the coding sequence ATGTCAAATATTAAAAATATAATACGGAAAAATATAAAAAATTTAATTCCTTATCAATCTGCTAGAAAAATAAATAATTCTGGTAAAATTTTTTTAAATGCTAATGAAATTCCAATTAATAAATCAATTGATATATATCATAAAAATTTAAATCGATATCCAAATCCTCAACCCAATGATATTATAAAAAAATATTCTGAATATTCAAATATTAATACTAGTTCAATTTTAGTTACTAGAGGAGCGGATGAAGGCATAGAATTATTAATTAAAATTTTTTGTAATCCTTATGCAGATCAAATTATGACATTTCCTCCAACGTATCCAATGTATGGAATTAATGCTGATATATTAGGAATAAAAAATGTAATAATTCCATTTTTAAAAAATTGGAAATTGGATATAAACAAAATAATGTTAAATGTAAAAAATACAAAAATAATTTACTTATGTAGACCCAATAATCCTACTGGTCATTTAATTAATAAAAAAGATATAATTTATTTATTAAAGAAATTTATACATACAGGAATAATAGTAATAGATGAAGCTTATATTGAATTTTGTATCGAAGAAAGTTTAGCCTATTTAATAGATAGTTATCCTAATTTAGTGATATTACGAACTTTATCTAAAGCATTTGGATTAGCTGGTATTAGATGTGGATTTATACTAGCAAATATTGATATTATTACGTTTTTACAGAAGTCTATTACTCCTTATCCCATTCCAACTCCTGTTATAGACATAGTAAATTTTTTTTTAACTATTCCTCAAATTCAAAAAATGAATTTTTTGGTTCAAGAATTAAATCAAAGATGTATATGGTTATCTAATGAATTAAAAAAAAATACTCTTGTTAAATATGTTTTTCCTACAAAAGGAAACTATTTGTTAGTAGAATTTCTTTTTATAAAAAAAGTTTTTAATTTTTTATCCAAAAAAGGAATTATTATTCGTGCACAAAATGATAAAATTAGATTAGAAAATTGTATTAGAATTTCTATAGGAAGTAAAAATGATTGTTTAAAATTATTACAAGAATTACATGTAATTAGATCTTTAATCTTATAA
- the hisD gene encoding histidinol dehydrogenase yields MNLKKNIFFWSSLNKEEKYKVLVRPVYKKKKVVSDSVYSIINSVKKFKDDSLYYYTKIFDKKKIKDFRISKKKIQNSNFLVSSEIKKSIFLAKKNIEKFHKLQVYENIDVEIQKGIRCQKIFLPIEKIGLYIPGGSAPLISTVLMLAIPARIAKCKNIILCSPPSISNEILYAAHICGIKKIYSVGGAQAIAAMAYGTNIIPKVHKIFGPGNAYVTEAKRQVNNVYNGTSIDMLAGPSELVVIADNNANANFISFDLLSQAEHGPDSQVLLLTSSISLLENVIKNIEINIQKSKRKDIIYASLKKSRFILAKNILECVEISNIYSPEHLIINTKNPRTLLEKIKNAGSVFLGPWSPESAGDYASGTNHVLPTGGYSRSISGLGVNDFKKSISVQELTRQGLQSISDTVQTLSFFEDLQEHKNSISVRMQSEKETIY; encoded by the coding sequence ATGAATTTAAAAAAAAATATATTTTTTTGGTCTTCTTTGAATAAAGAAGAAAAATATAAAGTATTAGTTAGACCTGTTTATAAAAAAAAAAAAGTAGTATCTGATTCAGTTTATTCAATTATTAATTCAGTAAAAAAATTTAAAGATGATTCTTTATATTACTATACTAAAATTTTTGATAAAAAAAAGATAAAAGATTTTAGAATTTCGAAAAAAAAAATACAAAATTCAAATTTTTTGGTTTCTTCTGAAATAAAAAAATCAATATTTTTAGCTAAAAAAAATATAGAAAAATTTCATAAATTACAGGTTTATGAAAATATAGATGTTGAAATTCAAAAAGGAATTAGATGTCAAAAAATTTTTTTACCCATAGAAAAAATTGGTTTGTATATCCCAGGAGGATCTGCTCCATTGATATCCACAGTGTTAATGTTAGCTATTCCAGCTCGTATCGCAAAATGTAAAAATATTATTTTATGTTCTCCTCCTTCCATAAGTAATGAAATTTTATATGCAGCACATATTTGTGGAATAAAAAAAATATATTCAGTAGGAGGAGCGCAAGCGATAGCTGCTATGGCATATGGAACCAATATAATACCTAAGGTTCATAAAATTTTTGGCCCAGGTAATGCATATGTTACAGAAGCAAAAAGACAAGTTAATAATGTTTATAATGGAACAAGTATTGATATGTTGGCAGGACCTTCTGAATTAGTTGTTATTGCGGATAATAATGCAAATGCAAACTTTATTTCTTTTGATTTGTTATCACAAGCAGAACATGGTCCAGATTCTCAAGTATTATTATTGACTTCAAGTATCAGTTTATTAGAAAATGTAATTAAAAATATAGAAATAAATATACAAAAATCAAAGAGAAAAGATATAATTTATGCATCTTTGAAAAAAAGTAGATTTATTTTAGCTAAAAATATACTAGAATGTGTTGAAATATCAAATATATATTCTCCAGAACATTTGATTATTAATACCAAAAATCCAAGAACTTTATTAGAAAAAATAAAAAATGCAGGTTCAGTGTTTCTAGGACCTTGGTCTCCAGAATCTGCTGGAGATTATGCTTCTGGGACCAATCATGTTCTTCCTACTGGAGGATATTCTCGATCTATATCTGGTTTAGGAGTTAATGATTTTAAAAAAAGTATTTCTGTTCAAGAACTGACACGCCAAGGTCTGCAAAGTATATCGGATACTGTACAAACTTTATCTTTTTTTGAAGATCTACAAGAACATAAAAATTCTATTTCAGTTCGTATGCAATCTGAAAAGGAAACTATATATTAA
- the dapA gene encoding 4-hydroxy-tetrahydrodipicolinate synthase — translation MFKGSIVALITPMDEKGKICKQSLKKLILYHIKNKTNAIVSVGTTGESSTLSKKEHINLVMRTIDLSEGKIPIIAGTGSNSTSESISMTQKFENSGISACLSVTPYYNRPTQKGLYLHFKEISKNTNLPQILYNVPIRTGCNLHIDTIAKLSKYKNIIGIKEASGDLSKVQKIINSVQNKYFLVISGDDETALDFIKLGGHGVISVTANIAAKEMYEMCTLALKKDFIRAEIINSYLNPLHKNLFLEPNPIPIKWASKILGLINYSTIRLPLTNLSKKNKILLKKIINNFLCIKNN, via the coding sequence ATGTTTAAAGGAAGCATTGTTGCACTTATTACACCAATGGATGAAAAAGGCAAAATTTGTAAACAAAGTTTAAAAAAATTAATTTTATATCATATAAAAAATAAAACAAATGCAATTGTATCAGTAGGTACTACAGGCGAATCTTCTACATTAAGCAAAAAAGAACATATAAATTTGGTAATGAGAACAATTGATTTATCAGAAGGAAAAATACCTATAATTGCAGGTACAGGATCTAACTCTACATCAGAAAGTATTTCTATGACTCAAAAATTTGAAAATTCTGGAATATCAGCTTGTTTAAGCGTAACTCCTTATTATAATCGACCGACACAAAAAGGACTATATCTTCACTTTAAAGAAATTTCAAAAAATACCAATTTACCTCAAATACTATACAATGTTCCAATCAGAACAGGATGTAATTTACATATAGATACTATTGCAAAACTATCAAAATACAAAAATATTATTGGAATAAAAGAAGCTTCGGGTGATCTATCAAAAGTTCAAAAAATAATTAATTCGGTACAAAATAAATATTTTTTAGTAATTAGTGGAGATGATGAAACAGCATTAGATTTCATAAAACTAGGAGGTCATGGGGTTATTTCCGTAACAGCAAATATTGCAGCAAAAGAAATGTATGAAATGTGTACATTAGCCTTAAAAAAAGATTTTATTCGTGCTGAAATAATCAATTCATATTTGAATCCACTACACAAAAATCTTTTTTTAGAACCTAATCCTATTCCCATAAAATGGGCTTCTAAAATTTTAGGTTTGATTAATTATTCTACAATACGTTTACCATTAACTAATTTATCAAAAAAAAATAAAATATTATTAAAAAAAATAATTAATAATTTTTTATGCATAAAAAATAATTAA
- the hisG gene encoding ATP phosphoribosyltransferase — MLCNERLRIAMQKSGRLSKDSKKLLLQCGIKINLKKNQLIAFAENMPIDVMCVRDDDIPGLVMDGIVDLGIVGKNVVEEELLKRKSEKKECIFFILINLDFGICRLSLGIPISSHYTGINFFKNTKIATSYPYILKNFFLKKNIFFKSFVLNGSVEVAPRIGLSDAICDLISTGATLEANGLREVSVVYSSRACLISKSKNFSSVKKKLIDKLITRINGIIKARESKYIMLHAPVKKLTEVVNLLKGVKKPTILKLAGDKNTVALHMVSSENLFWETMEKLKSLGASSILVLPIEKMME, encoded by the coding sequence GTGTTGTGTAATGAAAGATTGCGTATAGCTATGCAAAAGTCCGGTAGATTAAGTAAAGATTCAAAAAAATTATTGTTGCAATGTGGTATAAAGATTAATTTAAAGAAAAATCAATTAATTGCATTTGCAGAAAATATGCCAATAGATGTTATGTGTGTCAGAGATGATGATATACCTGGTTTAGTAATGGATGGAATAGTAGATTTAGGAATTGTAGGAAAAAATGTGGTTGAAGAAGAATTATTAAAAAGAAAATCAGAAAAAAAAGAATGTATTTTTTTCATTTTGATCAATTTAGATTTTGGAATTTGTCGATTATCTTTAGGCATTCCTATTAGTTCTCATTATACAGGAATCAATTTTTTTAAAAATACAAAAATTGCAACTTCGTATCCATATATTTTAAAAAATTTTTTTTTAAAAAAAAATATTTTTTTTAAGTCTTTTGTATTAAATGGATCAGTAGAAGTTGCACCTCGTATTGGTTTATCTGATGCAATATGTGATTTAATTTCTACAGGAGCAACTTTAGAAGCAAATGGTTTGCGAGAAGTATCAGTAGTATATTCATCTCGTGCTTGTTTAATATCAAAATCTAAAAATTTTTCTTCTGTAAAAAAAAAATTGATTGATAAATTAATAACTAGAATTAATGGTATTATTAAAGCTCGAGAATCGAAATATATTATGTTACACGCTCCTGTTAAAAAACTTACAGAAGTAGTAAATTTATTAAAAGGTGTAAAGAAACCCACTATTTTAAAGTTAGCTGGAGACAAAAATACTGTTGCATTACATATGGTAAGTAGTGAAAATTTATTTTGGGAAACTATGGAAAAATTAAAATCTTTAGGAGCAAGCTCGATTTTAGTTTTACCTATTGAAAAAATGATGGAATAA
- the aroC gene encoding chorismate synthase, whose amino-acid sequence MSGNTIGKIFKVTTFGESHGISLGCIVDGVPPGLELSSLDLQKDLNRRKPGSSRYTTPRREPDKIKILSGVFQGKTTGTSIGLIVKNKDCRTKDYTDIKNKFRPGHADLTYEFKYGNRDYRGGGRSSARETVMRVAAGAIAKKYLSVHHKISIQACLKKIGNIHCDLKSWDIVEQNPFFCPDIDKIKNIEKLIKQLKKEGNSIGAKILIQVNNMPIGLGEPVFDRLDADLAHALMSINAVKAVEIGDGVKVVEQKGSENRDEMTYKKFVSNHAGGILGGISNGENLILKISLKPTSSISIPANTIDTDKKDTIIITKGRHDPCVGIRAVPIAESMVAIILMDHLLRYTAQCSNVKTFLKKI is encoded by the coding sequence ATGTCTGGTAATACAATTGGAAAAATTTTTAAAGTTACTACATTCGGTGAATCACATGGAATTTCTTTAGGTTGTATAGTAGATGGTGTACCTCCTGGATTAGAATTGTCTTCTTTAGATTTACAAAAAGATTTAAATCGCAGGAAACCAGGAAGTTCTAGATATACTACTCCAAGAAGAGAACCAGATAAAATAAAGATATTATCAGGAGTGTTTCAAGGAAAAACTACTGGAACTAGTATAGGACTTATCGTAAAAAATAAAGATTGTCGAACTAAAGATTATACAGATATAAAAAACAAATTTAGACCTGGTCATGCTGATTTAACATATGAATTTAAATATGGAAATCGAGATTATAGAGGAGGAGGTCGTTCTTCAGCACGAGAAACAGTAATGAGAGTAGCAGCAGGAGCAATTGCAAAAAAATATTTGTCCGTACATCATAAAATATCAATTCAAGCATGTTTAAAAAAAATAGGAAATATACACTGTGATTTAAAATCTTGGGATATAGTGGAACAAAATCCATTTTTTTGTCCAGACATTGATAAAATTAAAAATATTGAAAAATTAATTAAACAATTAAAAAAAGAAGGAAATTCTATTGGTGCAAAAATACTTATTCAAGTAAATAATATGCCTATTGGATTAGGAGAACCTGTATTTGACAGATTAGATGCTGATCTTGCTCATGCTTTAATGAGCATAAACGCAGTAAAAGCAGTAGAAATAGGAGATGGAGTAAAAGTAGTAGAACAAAAAGGTAGTGAAAATCGAGATGAAATGACATATAAAAAATTCGTCAGTAATCACGCAGGAGGAATTCTGGGTGGTATTAGTAATGGAGAAAATTTAATATTAAAAATTTCTTTAAAACCTACTTCTAGTATTTCTATTCCAGCAAATACTATTGATACAGATAAAAAAGATACCATAATTATTACAAAAGGAAGACACGATCCTTGCGTAGGAATAAGAGCAGTTCCGATAGCAGAATCTATGGTAGCAATTATTTTAATGGATCATTTATTAAGATATACCGCTCAATGTTCAAATGTAAAAACATTTTTAAAAAAAATTTAA
- the smrB gene encoding endonuclease SmrB, which translates to MSKIISCSSKDSIIFRSSCQGTQELVQDTFLHIKNKKKYTKDFISKKDLIEEEIQTHFLSRNNFSSINFDKNPVCYLRSNTCKNELKKLKNGKYYPDIFMDLHGLNKNQAIKALGKLIFKCIKEKLFCASIIHGHGKNILKNQVPIWLSQHPDIIAFHQSPQFYGDYVSILVLIEVNIK; encoded by the coding sequence ATGAGTAAAATTATTTCATGTTCTTCTAAAGATTCTATTATATTTCGATCTTCTTGCCAAGGAACACAAGAATTAGTACAAGATACTTTTTTGCATATAAAAAATAAAAAAAAATATACTAAAGATTTTATTTCTAAAAAAGATTTAATAGAAGAAGAAATACAAACTCATTTTTTATCTCGAAACAATTTTTCTTCAATTAATTTTGATAAAAATCCAGTTTGTTATTTACGATCAAATACTTGTAAAAATGAATTAAAAAAATTAAAAAATGGAAAATATTATCCAGATATATTCATGGATTTACATGGTTTAAATAAAAATCAAGCAATTAAAGCTTTAGGAAAATTAATTTTCAAATGTATAAAAGAAAAATTATTTTGTGCAAGTATTATACATGGACATGGTAAAAATATTCTTAAAAATCAAGTTCCAATATGGTTATCTCAACATCCAGATATTATTGCTTTTCATCAATCTCCTCAATTTTATGGAGATTATGTATCAATTTTAGTATTAATTGAAGTAAATATAAAATAA